The Gillisia sp. Hel_I_86 genome has a segment encoding these proteins:
- a CDS encoding thiamine pyrophosphate-dependent enzyme, with protein MAKKVADILVENLVNAGVKRLYAVTGDSLNPINDAVRRDGRIEWIHVRHEEAGAYAASMDAELDGIGCCMGSSGPGHVHLINGLYDANRSGNPVIAIATTINTNKAGMDNFQETNVVKLFDDCSKYCVMANTPEQAANAFQTAIQHAIQHRGVAVVGLPGDVSEADVEHITTAHKNFHTNSRLIPGKEEMKQLAEVINSNKKVMLFCGYGCKDAQEEAMQLSEKLNAPMGYSFRGKIFFDKISNPYAVGLNGLLGSKSGFKAMHEADLLILLGTDFPYTDFLPEENTIIQIDDKPERIGRRAKVDYGYAGKIKDTLKVLLPMLENKTNDAFLKDMQKLHKEQEEKYASYVKAKSEEKNIHPEFVASVIDEVAADDAIFTVDTGMSAVWAARYIKGKRNRYLTGSFNHGSMANAMPMAIGAGLSRPDRQVIALCGDGGISMLLGDLMTISQYNIPAKIIIFNNRTLGMVRLEMQVAGYPQWQTDMKNPDFAKVAEAMDIKSWSVEACQDVRGALLEAFAHNGPALVNIYTDPDALAMPPKVEFSQMKGFATSMGKLMLNGHAADAIATAKSNIKYLKELF; from the coding sequence ATGGCGAAGAAAGTAGCAGATATATTAGTAGAAAATTTAGTAAATGCAGGTGTTAAAAGGTTATATGCCGTTACTGGTGATAGTTTAAACCCTATTAACGATGCAGTGCGAAGAGATGGAAGAATTGAATGGATTCATGTACGCCATGAGGAAGCAGGAGCCTATGCTGCTTCTATGGATGCCGAACTTGACGGGATTGGTTGTTGCATGGGGAGTAGCGGCCCAGGTCACGTACACTTAATAAATGGCTTATACGATGCCAATCGATCTGGAAACCCAGTAATTGCAATTGCTACCACTATAAATACTAACAAAGCGGGGATGGATAATTTCCAAGAAACCAACGTTGTTAAACTGTTTGACGATTGCAGCAAATATTGTGTAATGGCAAATACTCCAGAACAGGCAGCGAATGCATTCCAAACTGCAATTCAACATGCAATTCAACACAGGGGTGTTGCTGTTGTAGGATTGCCGGGAGATGTTTCAGAAGCCGATGTGGAGCATATTACTACTGCTCATAAAAATTTTCATACTAACTCCAGACTTATTCCTGGAAAGGAAGAAATGAAACAACTGGCAGAAGTAATAAACTCCAATAAAAAAGTGATGTTGTTCTGTGGTTATGGTTGTAAAGATGCACAAGAAGAGGCGATGCAGCTTTCAGAAAAATTAAATGCTCCTATGGGCTATAGTTTCCGAGGTAAAATATTTTTTGACAAAATAAGTAATCCATATGCTGTAGGTCTAAATGGATTATTAGGAAGCAAATCTGGATTTAAAGCCATGCACGAAGCTGATTTGCTAATTCTATTAGGCACAGATTTTCCATACACCGACTTTTTACCTGAAGAAAATACGATCATTCAAATAGATGATAAACCAGAACGTATTGGTAGGCGCGCAAAAGTTGATTACGGTTATGCGGGTAAAATAAAAGATACATTGAAAGTTTTACTCCCAATGTTAGAAAATAAAACTAATGATGCATTTTTAAAAGATATGCAGAAACTGCATAAGGAGCAAGAAGAAAAATATGCTTCTTACGTAAAAGCGAAATCTGAAGAAAAAAATATTCATCCCGAATTTGTGGCTTCTGTAATTGATGAAGTAGCTGCAGACGATGCTATTTTTACAGTTGATACTGGGATGTCTGCCGTGTGGGCAGCCAGATATATTAAGGGGAAACGCAATAGGTATCTAACAGGTTCATTTAACCATGGTTCTATGGCGAATGCGATGCCTATGGCTATTGGAGCAGGACTTTCAAGACCAGATCGTCAAGTTATTGCGTTATGTGGCGATGGGGGAATTAGTATGCTTTTAGGAGATTTAATGACCATAAGCCAGTACAATATACCAGCAAAAATAATTATTTTCAATAATCGAACGTTGGGAATGGTACGGCTTGAAATGCAAGTTGCGGGATACCCACAATGGCAAACCGATATGAAAAATCCAGATTTTGCTAAGGTTGCTGAAGCCATGGATATAAAGTCTTGGAGCGTAGAGGCGTGTCAAGATGTTAGAGGTGCTTTGTTAGAGGCATTTGCGCATAATGGCCCTGCTCTTGTAAATATTTATACAGATCCTGATGCTTTAGCAATGCCTCCTAAAGTTGAATTCAGTCAAATGAAAGGTTTTGCTACAAGTATGGGAAAATTAATGTTGAATGGACATGCTGCTGATGCTATTGCTACTGCAAAGTCTAATATTAAATATTTGAAAGAATTGTTTTAG
- a CDS encoding DUF3467 domain-containing protein — MSDQDKKPKQGQINIELDEKIAEGTYSNLAIINHSVSEFVVDFVSIMPGTPKSKVKSRIILTPQHAKRLLKALGDNVKRFEKAHGEIKDYEQPPIPLNFGPTGQA; from the coding sequence ATGAGCGACCAAGATAAAAAGCCTAAACAAGGACAGATCAATATAGAATTGGATGAAAAAATAGCTGAGGGAACCTATTCCAATCTAGCCATCATCAATCATTCGGTATCGGAATTTGTAGTGGATTTTGTGAGTATAATGCCCGGAACACCTAAGAGCAAGGTGAAATCGAGAATTATATTAACCCCACAACATGCTAAGAGGTTATTAAAGGCATTGGGAGATAACGTAAAGCGTTTTGAAAAGGCACACGGGGAAATAAAAGATTACGAGCAGCCTCCAATTCCATTGAATTTTGGACCAACGGGCCAAGCCTAA
- the rpoC gene encoding DNA-directed RNA polymerase subunit beta': MARNNDKSTEQRFDKISIGLASPESILAASRGEVLKPETINYRTHKPERDGLFCERIFGPVKDYECACGKYKRIRYKGIVCDRCGVEVTEKKVRRDRVGHINLVVPVAHIWYFRSLPNKIGYLLGLPSKKLDMIIYYERYVVIQAGIAKNAEGEPVKKMDFLTEEEYLDILDTLPQENLYLDDTDPNKFIAKMGAECLIELLKRIDLDELSYDLRHKANNETSKQRKTEALKRLQVVEAFRDANKNRENRPEWMIMKVVPITPPELRPLVPLDGGRFATSDLNDLYRRVIIRNNRLKRLMEIKAPEVILRNEKRMLQESVDSLFDNTRKSSAVKTDSNRPLKSLSDSLKGKQGRFRQNLLGKRVDYSARSVIVVGPELKMFECGIPKDMAAELYKPFVIRKLIERGIVKTVKSAKKIIDKKEPVVWDILENVLKGHPVLLNRAPTLHRLGIQAFQPKLIEGKAIQLHPLATTAFNADFDGDQMAVHLPLGPEAILEAQLLMLGSHNILNPANGSPITVPSQDMVLGLYYMTKLRVSTDEVKIKGEGLTFYSAEEVIIAFNEKMVDLNASIKIRTQDLNEEGELVDKIIETTTGRVLFNETVPPKAGFINEVLTKKSLRDIIGRVLKVTSVAETAEFLDNIKSLGYKFAYTGGLSFSLGDIIIPEEKQSMIDEANEQVEGIIGNYNMGLITNNERYNQVIDIWTATNAGLTELAMKRIREDNQGFNSVYMMLDSGARGSKEQIRQLTGMRGLMAKPKKSNSGGGEIIENPILSNFKEGLSILEYFISTHGARKGLADTALKTADAGYLTRRLVDVSQDVIVNEEDCGTLRGVEVTALKKNDEIVESLGERIVGRISLNDVYNPLTEELLVASGEEISEEAVKKINEAPIPSVEVRSALTCEAKKGICVKCYGRNLATNKLVQRGEAVGVVAAQSIGEPGTQLTLRTFHVGGIAGNISEENKLLVKFGGVAEIEDLKVVKGEGPDGSITDIVISRTSELKVKDKKTGVVLSTNNIPYGSQIFIKSGDTVKPNDIVCQWDPYNGVIISEFAGKIKYENIEQGYTYQVEIDEQTGFQEKVISDSKNKKMIPTLLILGKKDEVIRSYNLPVGAHLMVDKDEKIKVGKILVKIPRKSSKSGDITGGLPRVTELFEARNPSNPAVVSEIDGVISFGKIKRGNREIIVESKLGEVKKYLVKLSNQILVQENDYIRAGMPLSDGSITPEDILSIKGPNAVQQYLVNEVQEVYRLQGVKINDKHFEVVVRQMMRKVRIVDSGDTIFLENQLIHKSDFIEENDNLFGLKVIKNPGDSTKLKAGQLVSVRDLRDENSSLRREDKELATARDAVNATATPILQGITRASLQTKSFISAASFQETTKVLNEAAVAGKIDYLEGLKENVIVGHKIPAGTGMRAYDNIIVGSKEELNEMMEKKQEVNYN; encoded by the coding sequence ATGGCTAGAAATAATGATAAGAGTACAGAACAGAGGTTTGATAAAATCTCTATAGGTTTAGCTTCCCCGGAATCCATTTTAGCGGCATCCAGAGGAGAAGTTCTAAAGCCTGAAACTATCAACTATCGTACGCACAAGCCTGAGCGTGACGGGTTATTCTGTGAGCGAATTTTTGGTCCTGTTAAGGATTACGAATGTGCCTGTGGAAAATATAAAAGAATCCGATACAAAGGAATTGTATGTGATAGATGTGGGGTAGAAGTTACAGAGAAAAAAGTACGTCGTGACCGTGTTGGGCACATCAACTTAGTTGTTCCTGTAGCGCATATCTGGTATTTCCGTTCTTTGCCAAACAAAATAGGATACTTATTGGGTCTTCCTTCCAAGAAATTGGATATGATTATTTACTATGAGCGTTATGTAGTGATCCAAGCAGGTATTGCAAAGAATGCTGAAGGAGAACCAGTAAAAAAGATGGACTTCTTAACAGAAGAAGAATATCTTGATATTTTAGATACCCTTCCACAAGAAAACCTTTATTTGGACGATACAGATCCAAATAAATTCATCGCTAAGATGGGAGCAGAATGTTTGATCGAACTTTTAAAAAGAATAGATCTTGATGAACTTTCTTACGATCTAAGACATAAAGCGAACAACGAAACTTCCAAACAACGTAAAACGGAGGCTTTAAAGAGACTACAAGTTGTAGAAGCTTTTAGGGATGCAAATAAAAATAGGGAGAACCGTCCGGAATGGATGATCATGAAGGTGGTGCCAATTACTCCTCCAGAACTTAGACCTTTAGTGCCTTTGGATGGTGGACGTTTCGCAACTTCAGATTTAAATGACCTTTATCGTAGGGTAATTATTCGCAACAATCGTTTAAAGCGATTGATGGAAATAAAAGCTCCGGAAGTAATTCTTCGGAACGAAAAACGTATGCTACAGGAGTCTGTAGATTCGTTATTCGATAATACAAGAAAGTCTTCAGCAGTAAAAACAGATTCCAACAGGCCATTGAAATCCCTTTCAGATTCCTTAAAAGGAAAACAAGGGCGTTTCCGTCAGAACTTACTTGGTAAGCGTGTGGATTATTCTGCTCGTTCTGTAATTGTTGTAGGACCAGAATTAAAAATGTTTGAATGTGGTATTCCCAAGGATATGGCTGCAGAACTTTACAAACCTTTCGTAATCAGAAAATTGATTGAAAGAGGAATTGTGAAAACTGTGAAGTCTGCCAAGAAGATCATAGACAAAAAAGAACCAGTTGTTTGGGATATATTAGAGAATGTACTTAAAGGGCATCCTGTATTATTGAACAGGGCTCCTACGCTTCACCGTTTAGGGATCCAGGCATTCCAACCAAAACTTATTGAAGGAAAAGCAATTCAACTTCACCCATTGGCAACTACGGCATTCAACGCCGATTTTGATGGGGATCAAATGGCAGTTCACTTGCCACTTGGACCAGAAGCTATCCTGGAAGCCCAACTTTTAATGTTAGGGTCCCATAACATCTTGAACCCTGCAAATGGATCGCCAATTACAGTTCCATCCCAGGATATGGTACTTGGTCTTTATTACATGACCAAACTTAGAGTATCTACAGATGAAGTGAAGATTAAAGGAGAAGGACTTACTTTTTATTCAGCAGAAGAGGTTATTATCGCTTTCAACGAGAAAATGGTAGATCTTAATGCTTCTATAAAAATAAGAACTCAAGATTTAAATGAAGAAGGAGAATTGGTTGATAAAATTATTGAAACTACCACTGGTAGAGTATTGTTTAATGAAACAGTACCTCCAAAAGCTGGATTTATCAATGAAGTATTAACCAAGAAATCTTTGCGCGATATTATTGGAAGGGTATTAAAAGTGACCAGTGTTGCTGAAACTGCTGAATTCCTTGATAACATTAAAAGCTTAGGATATAAATTCGCTTATACAGGTGGTTTATCGTTCAGTTTAGGGGATATTATTATCCCAGAAGAAAAGCAATCCATGATCGATGAAGCCAACGAACAGGTGGAAGGAATCATTGGTAACTATAACATGGGTCTTATTACCAACAACGAACGTTATAATCAGGTAATTGATATTTGGACTGCAACCAACGCTGGACTTACAGAATTGGCTATGAAGCGTATTCGTGAGGATAACCAAGGATTCAACTCTGTGTACATGATGCTTGATTCTGGTGCGCGTGGATCTAAAGAACAGATTCGTCAGTTAACCGGGATGCGTGGATTGATGGCGAAGCCTAAGAAATCCAACTCTGGTGGAGGAGAAATTATTGAAAACCCTATTTTATCCAATTTTAAGGAAGGGCTGTCCATTCTTGAATATTTTATCTCAACTCACGGTGCTCGTAAAGGTCTTGCCGATACCGCACTTAAAACTGCCGATGCAGGTTACTTAACCCGTAGATTGGTAGATGTTTCCCAAGATGTTATTGTAAACGAAGAAGACTGTGGCACGTTAAGAGGAGTAGAAGTTACAGCGCTCAAGAAAAATGACGAAATAGTAGAATCTTTAGGAGAACGAATTGTAGGAAGAATTTCCTTAAATGACGTTTACAATCCATTAACCGAAGAGCTTTTGGTAGCTTCGGGAGAGGAGATTTCTGAAGAAGCTGTTAAGAAAATAAACGAAGCTCCTATTCCTAGTGTTGAAGTAAGATCTGCTCTTACTTGTGAGGCTAAGAAAGGAATTTGTGTGAAATGTTACGGTAGAAACCTTGCAACAAATAAATTGGTGCAACGTGGAGAAGCTGTAGGAGTTGTTGCTGCTCAATCTATTGGAGAGCCGGGAACACAACTTACACTACGTACCTTCCACGTGGGTGGTATTGCAGGAAACATTTCAGAAGAAAACAAACTTCTTGTTAAGTTTGGTGGAGTGGCAGAAATTGAAGATCTAAAGGTTGTTAAAGGTGAAGGTCCAGATGGATCTATTACAGATATCGTAATCTCTAGAACTTCAGAGCTTAAAGTAAAGGACAAGAAAACCGGAGTGGTGTTAAGTACTAATAACATTCCTTATGGTTCTCAAATCTTCATAAAAAGTGGCGACACTGTTAAACCTAATGATATTGTTTGCCAATGGGATCCTTATAACGGGGTGATCATTTCAGAATTTGCTGGTAAGATCAAGTACGAAAATATCGAACAAGGTTATACCTACCAAGTTGAAATAGATGAGCAAACCGGGTTCCAAGAAAAAGTAATTTCAGATTCCAAGAACAAGAAAATGATTCCGACCTTACTTATTTTAGGTAAGAAAGATGAAGTTATACGTTCTTATAACCTACCAGTTGGGGCTCACCTTATGGTAGATAAAGATGAAAAGATCAAGGTTGGTAAGATCTTGGTTAAGATACCAAGAAAATCTTCCAAGTCTGGGGATATTACGGGAGGTCTTCCACGTGTAACCGAATTATTCGAAGCGCGTAACCCTTCTAACCCTGCGGTTGTTAGTGAAATAGATGGTGTGATTTCTTTTGGTAAGATCAAAAGAGGGAACCGTGAGATCATCGTGGAGTCTAAATTAGGGGAAGTTAAAAAGTATTTGGTAAAACTTTCTAACCAGATCCTTGTTCAGGAAAACGATTATATTCGTGCGGGAATGCCATTATCTGATGGATCTATTACTCCAGAGGACATCTTGAGTATCAAAGGACCAAACGCGGTTCAGCAATATTTGGTAAACGAAGTACAAGAAGTATATCGTTTACAAGGTGTGAAGATCAACGACAAGCATTTTGAGGTTGTTGTTAGACAAATGATGCGTAAAGTAAGAATTGTAGATTCCGGGGATACTATTTTCTTGGAAAACCAATTGATCCACAAGTCAGATTTCATTGAAGAAAATGACAACTTATTTGGATTGAAGGTAATCAAAAATCCTGGTGATTCTACGAAACTTAAAGCGGGTCAACTTGTAAGTGTTCGTGATCTAAGAGATGAAAATTCATCTTTAAGAAGAGAGGACAAAGAACTTGCTACAGCTAGAGATGCGGTAAATGCTACGGCTACACCAATTCTACAGGGTATAACAAGAGCTTCCCTACAAACTAAATCCTTCATCTCTGCAGCTTCCTTCCAGGAAACTACTAAAGTGTTGAATGAGGCAGCAGTAGCCGGTAAGATAGATTACCTAGAAGGACTTAAGGAGAACGTTATCGTTGGACATAAGATCCCTGCAGGTACTGGAATGCGTGCTTACGACAACATAATTGTGGGTTCTAAAGAAGAGCTTAACGAAATGATGGAGAAGAAGCAGGAAGTTAACTATAACTAA